The sequence ATTGTGTAAACCCCTTTTTTTCCATGCAACCATTCGGTAGCCACAACAGCACCTAATGCAAAACCTTCTCTAGTATGCGCAGTGTGTTTAATTTCAATTTGATCTACTTCGCTATCATAGAAAACACTATGAGTTCCGGGTATATTTTCAATACGCTTTGCATCAATGAGTATATTGTCGGAGTCCTTTTTTTCTAATGACCAATTTTTGTAATCCGTATGTTTAATAATTCCGTTTGCTAAAGAAATGGCAGTTCCACTTGGAGCATCAAGCTTTTGAGTGTGATGAATTTCTTCCATAGAAACGTTATACTGTTTCAAGTTATGCATCATTTTGGCTAAATATTCATTCAGTTCAAAAAACACATTTACCCCTAAACTAAAATTAGAACCATAAATAAAACTTCCATTTTTTTCATTACACAGCGCTATAATAGTATCGTAGTCTTCTAGCCAGCCAGTAGTTCCAGAAATAACAGGAACCCCTTTTTCAAAACATGTAGAAATATTTAAAACAGCACTAGACGGAACGCTAAAATCTATAGCTACGTCTGCGTGTTCCAATCCTTCAAAACTATCGTTACTTCCTTTTTTTAATACGATTTCATGACCTCTTTCTAAAGCTATTCTTTCAATAACTTTACCCATTTTTCCGTATCCTAAGAGTGCGATTTTCATTTAGTATTAGTATGAATTATATAATTATGTTAGCTAAAAATATGTTAAAAAATATAGGTAAGTCTAATTCCAGTTTTGAATTTAAAATCCGTTTCATTTTGATACAGTTCTGGGCGAATAGATAAGTTTTCGTTCACATTAAACTGCATTAAATGGGCATCAACATTAGCATCGATAATATTTAAAATATAAATTGCTCCAGTAATTAACGCAGACAAATCACGGTTACGTTGGTGAAACTTTTGTCCACGAATTAAACCGTCATTAGTTAGATTACCATAAATTGGATGGTCTCCCATTTTAGAAGTACCATCCAATCTCTTTTTATATTCGTCTCTAAAGGCGTGATATTTTTTATTATTCCATGAGTAGTAATACAAACCAGCTCCTAAACCAGCATATACAACAGGTATTTTCCAATACTTTTTGTTGTAGGCCTGACCTAAACCAGGTAGAATTGCAGAATAAAAAGCCGCTTTAGCAGGAGCCAAAGGGTTTATAGTATTTTTCACAGTGTCTTTTACAACTATAGAAATTTCTTCCTGAGCAGTAGCATTATAACTTATAAATAAGCTAAAAAAGAATAGTGTTACAAACTTTTTCACTAGTTATTAATCAATTTCAAAATACGATTAAAGTCTTCTTCAGAATGAAAAGGAATAGTAATTTTCCCTTTACCATTTGTTGCTACTTTTACATCTACTTTAGTACCAAAGAAATTAGTGAATACCTTTTTCTCAACTTCATCAATATCGAAATTACTATCTTTCGTTTTCACAGTTGATGGTTTCAAGCTATCTTGATACTTCTTAACCAAAGCTTCTGTTTCTCTAACAGAAAGGCTAAGCGTTACCACTTTATGGTAAATGTCTGACTGAACATCTTGATCTTCAATAGAAATTAAAGCCCTACCATGTCCCATAGATATAAAACCATCACGCATACCTGTTTGGATAATCGGATCTAGTTTTAAAAGACGTAAGTAATTCGTAATCGTAGAACGTTTTTTACCAACACGATCACTCAATTCCTCTTGTGTTAGGCTAATTTCGTCAATTAACCTTTGGTAAGACATTGCAACCTCAATTGGATCTAAATCATGACGTTGAATATTTTCAACCAAAGCCATCACTAAAGATTCGTTGTCGTTTGCAATTCTAATATAAGCAGGGATAGTTTCTAAACCAGCCAACTTAGAAGCACGAAGTCTACGTTCTCCAGAAATTAATTGGAACTTATTAAACTCTAACTTTCTAACTGTAATAGGTTGAATTACACCTAATTCTTTAATAGAAGTGGCTAATTCTCGTAACGTTTCCTCATTGAAATTACTTCTCGGTTGAAACGGGTTTATATCAATTGCATCTAATTCAAGCTCAATAATACTACCAACAACTTTTTCAGCCCCTTTGTCTTCAACCGATTTGATATCGTTCGTCGGGTCTTTTAATAAAGCGGATAATCCTCTTCCTAATGCTTGTTTTTTCACTGCTTTCGCCATTTTCTACTTATTTTTCTTTATAATTTCTTCCGCTAAGTTAATATAGTTCATTGCTCCCTTACTAGTAGCGTCATAATTAATAATACTTTCACCAAAACTAGGAGCTTCACTCAACTTAATATTTCTCTGAATCACAGTTTCAAAAACCATGTCGTTAAAGTGTTTTTGCACTTCTTCCACCACTTGGTTCGATAAACGTAAACGAGAATCATACATAGTTAATAGTAAACCTTCAATATCTAATTCTGAATTATGAATTTTCTGAACACTTTTAATAGTATTCAATAGTTTTCCAAGTCCCTCTAGCGCAAAATACTCACATTGAATAGGAATTACCACACTGTCAGCAGCCGTTAAAGCGTTTAACGTTAGTAAACCTAAAGAAGGAGCACAGTCTATAAGGATATAATCATATTTGTCTTTAACAGATTCTAATGCTTGCTTCAGCATGTATTCGCGATTTTCCTTATCAACTAGTTCAATTTCAATTGCAACTAAGTCAATATGTGCAGGAATAACCCATACATTTGGAGCAGTACATGTCATGGTAGCCTCTTCTGGAGTGTTACTATGTTCTAGAATTTGATACGTACCTATTTCCACAGTTTCAATGTCGATACCTAAGCCCGAACTAGCATTCGCTTGCGGATCGGCATCTATTAAAAGTACCTTTTTTTCTAAAACACCTAACGCAGCTGCAAGATTAACTGAAGTCGTTGTTTTTCCTACACCACCTTTTTGGTTGGCAATTGCTATGATTTTACCCATTTGACTATAAAAAATTTTTGAGTGGTAAAAATACAATTATTTATCGTTTTTTCAACTCTATTTTGTTAACAATACATTAAAGTCTTCCATTCCCTTATTTTACACAACGAGCTATACCTTTTTCTTTTTTTAGAAGCAAGAAAAATCTGCTAAAAACAAAAAAAGTCCTGCTTTCGCCTTTATCTTTTCTCTAAAAAAAGGAGAAAAGGATATCGGCTCTATCAGGGCTATTCATTGAAAATAATTCTTTAGGAAGAAATACTATGTTATTCTTTTTTGTAGAACTAATCTCTTTTAGGAGAATTCTTTTTATCTCTTTTTTCAGCTTTTTTCTCTTTAGCTGTCTTTAAAGGTTCTTTCTTCTCTGTCTTTTTTGCGTCTTGACTTTTTGCCATAATTTCTAAGTTTTAAGTAAAGGTAATTTAAAATAATTCAGAATTTAGTAAAAACTAAGATATTCTTCTACATTTGTATCTTAAATCTTTATATATGAATACTTCAAGACTTGCATTTTTTTTTCTATTAAGCTCACTGTTTGCATTTGCTCAAAAGAAAAAAAAGGCAGATTTAATAGTAACCAATGCTAAAGTTTACACCGTAAACAATACATTCGAAATTGCAGAAGCTCTTGTTGTAGATGAAGGTAAAATTGTAGCTGTTGGTACTACAAAAGAAATAGAGCAACAATTCTATTCCAACACTAAAATTAGTGCAGAAAACCAATTTGTTTACCCTGGGTTTTATGATGCTCACGCACATTTCTACGGTTACGGAATGATGCTTCAAAAAGTAAATCTAAAAGCAACAAAAAGTTTCGACGAAGTGCTAGAAAAAGTAGTTGCTTTTCAAGAACAAAAACAATTAAATTTTATAGAAGGAAGAGGTTGGGATCAAAACGATTGGGAAAACACAGACTTCCCTTCAAGAGAAAAACTAGACGAACTGTTTCCTGATATACCCGTAGTATTAACCAGAATCGATGGTCATGCTATGTTAGTGAATGGAAAAGCACTCGAGTTAGCGGGCATAACAACAATAAGTACCATTGAAGGAGGACAAATAGAAGTTAAAAACGGAAAAGTGACAGGGATTTTGGTCGATAATGCAATGGAATTGGTAAAAGCAACCATACCCAATCCAAGTCAGTCCATAAAAATACAAGCACTAAAAGAGGCACAAGCAGAAATGTTCAAACATGGCATCACTACAATTAATGAAGCTGGTTTAGAACGCGAAACGATCGAGCTAATAGACAATCTGCAACAAAAAGGAGAACTCGACATTAATATTTATGCCATGGTTATGGCTTCCAAAGTAAATATAGATTATTACACGCAATTAGGCATCTATAAAACCGATAAACTAAATGTTCGTTCTTTTAAATTTATGGGCGATGGAGCCTTAGGTTCTCGTGGCGGATGTTTGCACCAACCCTATTCCGATAAACCAAAACAATTTGGAGCGCTACTTTCACCCATTAGAGAAATAACACGCATGGCAGAACAAATTGCCGCTTCAGAATATCAAATGAATACCCATGCTATTGGCGATTCTACCAATACTGTTTTGTTGAAAATATACAAAGACGTTTTAGAGGGCAAGCCGAATAGAAGATGGAAAATTGAACACGCACAAATTATGCGCGAGCAAGACTTCGATTATTTTACTTTAGGAATTATACCTTCCATTCAGCCAACACACGCTACTTCCGATATGTATTGGGCAACAGATAGAGTAGGAGAAGAACGTATTAAAAATGCCTATGCCTACAAAAAAATGTTAGACAAAGCAGGTTTGATAGCCTTAGGAACCGATTTTCCTATAGAAGAAGTAAATCCAATGTATACGTTCTATGCAGCGGTAGCTCGAAAAGACTTACACAATTATCCAGAAAACGGATTCCAAATGGAGAATGCTTTAACAAGAGAAGAAACCCTAAAGGGAATGACTATTTGGGCAGCCTATTCCGACTTTGAAGAAAATGAAAAAGGAAGCCTTGAAGTAGGAAAATGGGCCGATTTTACCATTTTCTCAGAAGACCTAATGACAATAGATATTGAGAAAGTACCTTATGTTTTGCCAACAGAAGTTTATATAAAAGGAAAGAAAGTAAAATAACCTGTTGGGTGTAATTAGTTTTTAATGCGTTTTTTGTTAGTCTGAGTAATTTTCGAGAAGTATTTCTTTTCAGTACACGAGTTCTCGATACATTTTTAACTCCGTTACGCTACGTTAAAAAACATTCGAACAGACGTAACCTAGAACTAAATCTTTCTTAACTTTTCCGCTGCGGCTATCAACGTTTCATCAGTTTTAGCAAAACAAAAACGAAGCATTTGTTTGTCGATTGCATCTTTGTAAAACACCGAAATAGGAATGGAAGCTACACCATGCGTTGTGATTAATTCTTTCGCAAAATCCATATCGTTTTTCGTACTAATTTGTTTGTAATTTACTACTTGAAAATATGTTCCCTCACAAGGTAATAATTCAAAACGACTGTCTTTTAGTAGGTTTTGAAACAAATCACGTTTGCGTACATACATGTTGGCAACTGCTGCAAAATCAACTACATCTAAGTATTCCGAAATGACGTGTTGCGAAAAACTATTCACACTAAAGACTAAAAATTGATGCACTTTTTTAATCTCGTTCATGATTTTTTCTGGAGCAATTAAATAGCCAACTTTCCAACCCGTAACATGTAGCGACTTTCCAAAAGAAGAGGCAATAATCGTCTTGTCTATCAATTTCGGACGTGAATTAGCCGAAATATGAGCATGTGCAAACGAAATGTATTCATATACTTCATCACTCAACAATACAACCTGAGGATGTTTGTCTAGCAAACTTTCCAAAGCATCAAATTCGCTTTCCGTCCAAATTCTACCTGTTGGATTGTGCGGATTGTTTAGTATGATTAGTTTTGTTTTGGCTGTAATTCCAGCTTCAATCCTATTAAAATTAGGAGAATAATCATCATTTAAAGAAATGCGAACGGGTTTTCCACCCGCTACTAAAACCGAAGGTTCATAACTATCATAACTAGGGTCTAAAATAATCACTTCATCACCCTGATTCACCAAAGTGTTAATCACCGTATAGATACCTTGTGTGGCACCAGCAGTAATTAAAAGTTCGCTAGCCGTATTCACTTTTCGTTGGTAGTTTTTCGCAGTCAGAGCCGCAATTTTCTCCAACAACGAAGGCAAACCAGCCATAGGTGTATATTGGTGTACATTTTCACGAAGCAAACGTTCCGAAATTTGTAATAAACGTTCGTCTACAGGAAAATTAGGAAATCCTTGCGATAAATTAATCGCTCCATGTGCATTCGCTAATTGCGACATTACAGAGAATATACTTGTGGGTATGTTAGGTAGTTTTGACATAGCACGAAAATAATAAAAAAAGAGTAAAAAGAAGTAATGCTTTTAAATGTTTTGCTATTCTTTTAAATAGTATAATACCATTTATCACTTGAATTTACTGGAATAAAACGCCCTTTTTTCCTCGCTATTTCAATATAAAATAAAAACGTAGCGATGCTATGCTTTGATTTTCTATTTTATATGTAGATAATTATTTGTTTTTAATTGGTCATATGGAATCGCATATCTTCATTGGTGTTTGCAAGTAAACGCTTTGCTAATGGCGATTTCATATCAAGAAAAAAAATCATCATTTTCTTTTACAGTAAATTCAAATCACAAATGGTATAATTGTGGCATTTTTTTTGTAGTGATACAGTAACCTTCCATTTTATACTCCTGTGACAAAACGCATTTTATTTTTTAATTTGTCACAAAAAGTGTGACATTTCTCATTTAGAATTAAAAATGTCACACTTTTTGTGACATCTTTTTTTGAGCGATAAAATTGTCACAAGGTTTTAACGATGCTTTACCATTCAAAACAGACAAGAAAAGATAGGGGAATTAATAGCTGTACATGCATTCTATAATTGCGTCATCACAGAGAAAATGCTTGTGGGTGATATGCGTAGTTTTTACATAGCACTAAAATTATGAAAAAAGATAGAAAAGAATAATGCTTTAAATGGATATGTCTTTTTGTAATATTTGTTTTTTCACAGTAATCATTTTTTCTAATGTTAAGTGTGGAATATTTTTATAAATTTAGAAAAAAATAAAAAATGGTTAATGTTACTTGTGCAGTTATATTAATAAATGGAAAAATTTTAGTTACCCAAAGAAGTGAAAAAATGAAATTGCCATTAAAGTGGGAGTTTCCTGGAGGTAAGTTAGAAGAAGATGAAAGTGAAATTGATTGTATTAAAAGAGAAATAATAGAAGAAATTAATATTGAAATTGAAATTTCAGAAAAGCTATCAAATAGTGTACATGATTATGGAGATTTTAAAATTAATTTAATTCCATTTATAGCAAATTATGTTTCTGGTGAAATAAAATTAGCTGAACATAAAGATTACAAGTTGTTGGATAAGTCCGAATTATTAAATTTAGAGTGGGCAGAAGCAGATTTACCTATTGTATATGAATTTTTAAAATCAGATTATGTATCAAGGAATATATGAAGAATTAGTTACTAAACTAATAAATATAAAATTAAGTGAATTAAATAAAAACACTTTTCAAATAAAAACATCTTCAATTGATAAGTCTGAAGCAGCTGAATTGTTATCTAGACATATAGGTAAAGTAATAAAATTTGCTTTAGAGAATTTGCCAAAGAATAAAGACATAGATTTTGTCGAAAACCAAATAAATATTTCAAATAAAATAATTCACTTGTTAAAGGAAGAGTTGAAAAATGAAGATTTTGAAAATGATTTAATTGAAACAGAAGGAAAGATTTTAAAAGCTGTATTTACAAAAGTTGATACTCATTTCAAGGATTTAGATCTTCATCTTAGAGAAATTACTCCTTACACAAGGCTGGTTCATAGTGAACTTTTTACTGGAGGAAATACTGGAACAACATTAGAAAGTGAATTAAGGAAAGAAATTTTATCTTCTAATAAAATCGACCTGTTAGTTTCTTTTATAAAATGGAAAGGAATTAGAATTTTAGAAAAAGAGTTGAGAGATTTTACAAGTAGAGGAGGAAAACTAAGAGTCATAACAACTACTTATGTTGGAGCGACTGATGCCAAAGCGATAGATTTATTGTCTTCTTTAGAGAATACAGAAATTAAGATTTCTTATAATACGAGTAATGAAAGATTACATGCAAAAGCATATCTGTTTCAGAGAAATACTGGATTTCATACTGGTTATATTGGCTCTTCAAATTTTTCTCGTTCAGCTTTAACTGATGGGTTGGAGTGGAATTTAAAAATCACTACCAAAGAGGTAGGGCATATAATTGATAAATTCAAAAAAACATTTGAAGCTTATTGGCAAAATCCAGAATTTGAATTATATGAAATAAATAAGCACCAAAAAAAATTAATAAAATCATTAAAAGAAGGTAAGTTCTCAAAAGAATATGTTCCAAATACTTTTCACTTTGATATAAAACCTTATCATTATCAAGAAGAAGTAATTGAAAAGTTGGAAGTTGAAAGAAATATTCATAATAGATATAAAAATCTATTGGTTGCTGCAACAGGAACTGGTAAAACAGTAATTTCTGCTTTTGACTTTAAGAAGTTTAAAACTATTAACAAATCATCAAAATTACTTTTCGTTGCGCATAGGAAAGAAATTTTACAACAAGCCTTATCTACATTTCAAGGTGTTTTGAAGGATAATAATTTTGGAGAATTATGGGTAGACGGTATAGAACCTAACACTAACGAATATCTATTTGCTTCTGTCCAAACTTTAAATAAAAGATTAAAAAACATTAATTTATCGCCAGATTATTTTGATTTCATTATAATTGATGAAGTTCATCATATCGAAGCAAATACATATCGCCCAATATTAGAATATTTTACACCAAAAATATTACTTGGATTAACTGCAACACCAGAAAGAATGGACGGAGCGGATATCTTAAAAGATTTTAGTAATCGTATTGCTGCTGAAATTAGACTTCCAGAAGCTTTAAATAAAAAATTATTATGTCCTTTTCAATATTTTGGAATTACTGATAGTATTGACTTAACAAATATAAAGTGGGAAAGAGGAAAATATGTTTCAAGTGAATTAACAAATTTGTATACTAAAAATGATAGACGTGTAAGTGAGATAATTTCAAATCTCGAAAAATATGTAAATGATACTAAAGATGTAAGAACGATAGGGTTTTGTGTTACTGTTGAACATGCAAAATTTATGGCAGAAAAGTTTATTTTGGCAGGTTTTAAAGCTGCTTTTTTAACAAGTGAAAATTCAAAGGATAGAGCACTACTAAGAAAGCAATTAAAAGACAAAGAAATCAATTATTTATTTGTTGTAGATATTTTTAATGAAGGAGTTGATATTCCTGAAATTGACACTGTTTTGTTTTTACGGCCAACAGAAAGTTTGACAGTTTTTCTTCAACAATTAGGACGTGGATTGCGATTAGCTGAAGGCAAAGATTGTTTAACCGTATTAGATTTTGTTGGTAATGCTCGTCCAGAATATGATTTTGAGAACAAGTTTAGAGCTTTAATTGGTAAAACAACTACTTCTGTTTACAAAGAAGTGGAAGATGGTTTTCCGCATTTGCCCTTAGGTTGTTCAATTATTTTAGAAAAAAAGGCAAAGGAAACAATTTTGTTAAATATTAAAAACGCAACTTCACTAAATGTTAATCAACTGATAAATAAAATTATAAATTTTAAACATCAAACGAGTTTACAATTAACCTTAAAGAATTTTATTGAGATAAATAATATTTCATTAGAAACTATTTATAAAAAGGATTGTTGGTCAAGATTATGCCAAAGAGCTCAAATAACAGATGATTTTGATTCCGTAAATGAAAAACGGATTTATTCTGCAATAAGTAAAAAATGGCTATCAACTAATTCTTTAACGTATTTTGAATTCATTTTAAATCTTGCAAAAAAAGAGTTCAATATTAAGATAACTGATTTTTCAGAAAATGAAAAATTAATGTTGTTAATGCTACATTATGATATTTGGCAAAATGCTCTAGGTTTTGAATCCTTAGAAGAGAGTATTAATCAAATAGGTAAAAATAAAACACTAGTTAAGGAGATAATTGAGGTTTTAGAAATTTTAATTGATAGAATAGATTTTAAAGAAATTGATATTGACCTTCCTTATCAACAACCTTTAAAGCTTCATTCAAGATACACACGTGACCAGATATTAGTAGCTTTTAGATTTAGTACATTTAAAAAGAAGTCATCTAGTAGAGAAGGAGTTGCTGAAAATGTAGATTTAAATACTGAAATTTTATTTATAAACTTAATAAAATCTGAAGAAGATTTTTCTCCAACAACGATGTATGATGATTATGCTATTAGCGAAACATTATTTCATTGGCAAAGTCAAAATTCTTCAAGACCAGAAGTAGGAAGAGGGTTGTCATATATTAAACATCAAGAAAAAGGTAAAAAAATATTACTATTTGTCAGAGAAAGAGCAAAAGATGAAAAAGGCAATACGATGGGATATGTTTTTATTGGTGAATCTAAATTCATAGAATACGAAGGAGCTAAACCAATGAGTATAAAATGGGAACTTAATGAACCATTACCACATTATTTATGGAAAGAATCTGCAAAAATGTCGATAGGGTAAATTTTAACCAAAAAAAAAACAAACCCGTCCCAACCTTTTCATTAAAAATATACTCTATATCTTTATAACCTCTGTTTAAAAAGACGATACGATGAAAAAAGTGATCCTGTTTCTCCTGTTTATAAGCCAATTTGTTGTGGGGCAAAATCCGCAACTCACAGTAAAAGACAAAGACTCCTCCTTAGTGCGATTGAGCCAACTGAAAGTAAATGTAAAAGTAGTAGGCAATATTGCTTATACCACAACCGAGATGCATTTCTTTAATGCAGCTACTCGCGATATGGAAGCCGAATTGCTGTTTCCATTGCCAGAAGGCGTTTCGGTGTCTCGT is a genomic window of Flavobacterium jumunjinense containing:
- the dapB gene encoding 4-hydroxy-tetrahydrodipicolinate reductase; translation: MKIALLGYGKMGKVIERIALERGHEIVLKKGSNDSFEGLEHADVAIDFSVPSSAVLNISTCFEKGVPVISGTTGWLEDYDTIIALCNEKNGSFIYGSNFSLGVNVFFELNEYLAKMMHNLKQYNVSMEEIHHTQKLDAPSGTAISLANGIIKHTDYKNWSLEKKDSDNILIDAKRIENIPGTHSVFYDSEVDQIEIKHTAHTREGFALGAVVATEWLHGKKGVYTMKDVLGI
- a CDS encoding ParB/RepB/Spo0J family partition protein; this encodes MAKAVKKQALGRGLSALLKDPTNDIKSVEDKGAEKVVGSIIELELDAIDINPFQPRSNFNEETLRELATSIKELGVIQPITVRKLEFNKFQLISGERRLRASKLAGLETIPAYIRIANDNESLVMALVENIQRHDLDPIEVAMSYQRLIDEISLTQEELSDRVGKKRSTITNYLRLLKLDPIIQTGMRDGFISMGHGRALISIEDQDVQSDIYHKVVTLSLSVRETEALVKKYQDSLKPSTVKTKDSNFDIDEVEKKVFTNFFGTKVDVKVATNGKGKITIPFHSEEDFNRILKLINN
- a CDS encoding DUF3427 domain-containing protein, whose amino-acid sequence is MYQGIYEELVTKLINIKLSELNKNTFQIKTSSIDKSEAAELLSRHIGKVIKFALENLPKNKDIDFVENQINISNKIIHLLKEELKNEDFENDLIETEGKILKAVFTKVDTHFKDLDLHLREITPYTRLVHSELFTGGNTGTTLESELRKEILSSNKIDLLVSFIKWKGIRILEKELRDFTSRGGKLRVITTTYVGATDAKAIDLLSSLENTEIKISYNTSNERLHAKAYLFQRNTGFHTGYIGSSNFSRSALTDGLEWNLKITTKEVGHIIDKFKKTFEAYWQNPEFELYEINKHQKKLIKSLKEGKFSKEYVPNTFHFDIKPYHYQEEVIEKLEVERNIHNRYKNLLVAATGTGKTVISAFDFKKFKTINKSSKLLFVAHRKEILQQALSTFQGVLKDNNFGELWVDGIEPNTNEYLFASVQTLNKRLKNINLSPDYFDFIIIDEVHHIEANTYRPILEYFTPKILLGLTATPERMDGADILKDFSNRIAAEIRLPEALNKKLLCPFQYFGITDSIDLTNIKWERGKYVSSELTNLYTKNDRRVSEIISNLEKYVNDTKDVRTIGFCVTVEHAKFMAEKFILAGFKAAFLTSENSKDRALLRKQLKDKEINYLFVVDIFNEGVDIPEIDTVLFLRPTESLTVFLQQLGRGLRLAEGKDCLTVLDFVGNARPEYDFENKFRALIGKTTTSVYKEVEDGFPHLPLGCSIILEKKAKETILLNIKNATSLNVNQLINKIINFKHQTSLQLTLKNFIEINNISLETIYKKDCWSRLCQRAQITDDFDSVNEKRIYSAISKKWLSTNSLTYFEFILNLAKKEFNIKITDFSENEKLMLLMLHYDIWQNALGFESLEESINQIGKNKTLVKEIIEVLEILIDRIDFKEIDIDLPYQQPLKLHSRYTRDQILVAFRFSTFKKKSSSREGVAENVDLNTEILFINLIKSEEDFSPTTMYDDYAISETLFHWQSQNSSRPEVGRGLSYIKHQEKGKKILLFVRERAKDEKGNTMGYVFIGESKFIEYEGAKPMSIKWELNEPLPHYLWKESAKMSIG
- a CDS encoding amidohydrolase: MNTSRLAFFFLLSSLFAFAQKKKKADLIVTNAKVYTVNNTFEIAEALVVDEGKIVAVGTTKEIEQQFYSNTKISAENQFVYPGFYDAHAHFYGYGMMLQKVNLKATKSFDEVLEKVVAFQEQKQLNFIEGRGWDQNDWENTDFPSREKLDELFPDIPVVLTRIDGHAMLVNGKALELAGITTISTIEGGQIEVKNGKVTGILVDNAMELVKATIPNPSQSIKIQALKEAQAEMFKHGITTINEAGLERETIELIDNLQQKGELDINIYAMVMASKVNIDYYTQLGIYKTDKLNVRSFKFMGDGALGSRGGCLHQPYSDKPKQFGALLSPIREITRMAEQIAASEYQMNTHAIGDSTNTVLLKIYKDVLEGKPNRRWKIEHAQIMREQDFDYFTLGIIPSIQPTHATSDMYWATDRVGEERIKNAYAYKKMLDKAGLIALGTDFPIEEVNPMYTFYAAVARKDLHNYPENGFQMENALTREETLKGMTIWAAYSDFEENEKGSLEVGKWADFTIFSEDLMTIDIEKVPYVLPTEVYIKGKKVK
- a CDS encoding DUF5683 domain-containing protein, with the protein product MKKFVTLFFFSLFISYNATAQEEISIVVKDTVKNTINPLAPAKAAFYSAILPGLGQAYNKKYWKIPVVYAGLGAGLYYYSWNNKKYHAFRDEYKKRLDGTSKMGDHPIYGNLTNDGLIRGQKFHQRNRDLSALITGAIYILNIIDANVDAHLMQFNVNENLSIRPELYQNETDFKFKTGIRLTYIF
- a CDS encoding methionine aminotransferase; translated protein: MSKLPNIPTSIFSVMSQLANAHGAINLSQGFPNFPVDERLLQISERLLRENVHQYTPMAGLPSLLEKIAALTAKNYQRKVNTASELLITAGATQGIYTVINTLVNQGDEVIILDPSYDSYEPSVLVAGGKPVRISLNDDYSPNFNRIEAGITAKTKLIILNNPHNPTGRIWTESEFDALESLLDKHPQVVLLSDEVYEYISFAHAHISANSRPKLIDKTIIASSFGKSLHVTGWKVGYLIAPEKIMNEIKKVHQFLVFSVNSFSQHVISEYLDVVDFAAVANMYVRKRDLFQNLLKDSRFELLPCEGTYFQVVNYKQISTKNDMDFAKELITTHGVASIPISVFYKDAIDKQMLRFCFAKTDETLIAAAEKLRKI
- a CDS encoding ParA family protein, with translation MGKIIAIANQKGGVGKTTTSVNLAAALGVLEKKVLLIDADPQANASSGLGIDIETVEIGTYQILEHSNTPEEATMTCTAPNVWVIPAHIDLVAIEIELVDKENREYMLKQALESVKDKYDYILIDCAPSLGLLTLNALTAADSVVIPIQCEYFALEGLGKLLNTIKSVQKIHNSELDIEGLLLTMYDSRLRLSNQVVEEVQKHFNDMVFETVIQRNIKLSEAPSFGESIINYDATSKGAMNYINLAEEIIKKNK
- a CDS encoding (deoxy)nucleoside triphosphate pyrophosphohydrolase; this translates as MVNVTCAVILINGKILVTQRSEKMKLPLKWEFPGGKLEEDESEIDCIKREIIEEINIEIEISEKLSNSVHDYGDFKINLIPFIANYVSGEIKLAEHKDYKLLDKSELLNLEWAEADLPIVYEFLKSDYVSRNI